The genomic interval GGCGATAAGAACTCATCTGCGTCGTTACAGTAAGGGGCTGCTCGTCGACGTACGGTAAGTACGACTCCTTCGCAACCCCTTACTGTGCCTAGCATCTGAGTACTTCTTGCCAACCGGCAGCCTATCTTCGTGCTAGTTTATAAGTGGCACGGATTTTAGCACATCCTATTCACTTCGGTGAATAGGATGTGCTTTGTTGTGTCAGAAGACTGTCGCACTTTGGTGCGGCAGTTTTTGCTTTGTTTTCGTTCTCCCGGCCTTTTCCGGAAAAATACGTTCCGAAGGATGAAAAAATAGTGGTTTGCGTAAAAAAATCCGTTTGTCTGAGCGAAGCGAGTTAAGGATTTTAGCAAGCCACTATTTTTTCAAGTATTTTGGAGGCTTAGGGCCTAGCCTTTTTGGTCCTTTTGCGGCTATGGCAAAAGGACATCTATTCTCATCCTATACGAAGAATATAAGTAAAGTCTTAGTGCGGTAGCCATGTTTAGTTATTTATAGATTTTGGATATGATAATAAAATAATCCATTTGTTTCGTACATATGTTTGTGCTATAATTTTAAGAATAATGATTCTTTATAATTAAGTTTAAATAGAGATGTGAAAAGTCTTTTTGCTTGGTGAGGTGTTTTTATGGCGAATGTCCCAAAATTACAGACTGTGTATCAAGATGGCGGTGTACCGTTTAAAGTCGTATCGGAATTTGAACCGACTGGTGATCAGCCGAAGGCGATTGAAGCGCTTGTAGGTGGTATAGAAAATGGACAAGAAGCACAGGTTTTACTCGGTGCCACGGGAACCGGTAAAACTTTTACGATTGCAAAAACAATTGAACGTGTACAGAAACCTACTTTGGTTATTGCACATAATAAAACGCTTGCAGCACAGCTTGCCAGTGAGTTTAAAGAATTTTTTCCGAATAATGCAGTGGAATATTTTGTGAGTTATTATGATTATTATCAACCGGAAGCGTATATTGCGCATACGGATACGTATATTGAGAAAGATGCATCCATTAATGATGAAATCGATAAATTACGCCACTCGGCGACTTGTTCTTTATTTGAACGTCGCGATGTAATTATTGTTGCGAGTGTTTCTTGTATTTACGGGTTAGGATCACCGGAGGATTATCATGGATTGGTCTTATCAATCAGACAGGGACAGATTTATGATCGTGATGCGATTTTACGTAAGTTGGTCAGCATTCAATATGAACGAAATGATATAAATTTTACGCGCGGAAAATTTCGTGTACGTGGTGATGTTGTCGAAATTTTTCCGGCCGGTTATAATGAACGGGCAATTCGTGTGGAGTTGTTTGGTGATGAGATTGAACGCATCTTGGAAATTGATGTATTAACGGGAGAAATCTATGGTGAGCGCAAGCACATTACGGTCTATCCGGCATCTCACTATGTAACATCAAGAGAAAAAATGCTGGAAGCAGTAACTGCGATCGAGGCGGAATTAGAAGAAAGACTCCAGTATTTAAAAGCAAATCAAAAATTGGTAGAAGCACAGCGACTAGAACAGCGAACGCGCTATGATATTGAAATGATGCTGGAGATGGGATATTGCTCAGGTATTGAAAACTATTCAAAACATTTGACAAAAAGAGAGACAGGAGAAGCACCATTTACCTTGGTGAATTATTTTCCCGATGATTTTCTGATTGTGATCGATGAATCGCATGTAACTTTACCACAGATCAGGGCAATGTATGCAGGGGATCGCTCACGGAAGGAATCTCTAGTGGCGAATGGGTTTCGTTTGCCGTCTGCTTTTGATAACAGACCGTTTAAATTTGAGGAATTTGTAAAATGTATCAACCAGATTATTTACGTTTCGGCAACGCCGGCTAAATATGAGATGGAACAGGCAAATCAAGTTGTAGAACAGATCATCAGACCAACAGGGCTCTTGGATCCGGAAATCGATATACGTCCCTTGAAAGGGCAGATGGATGATCTATTAAGTGAAATAAAAAAACGAATTTTGTTAAAAGAACGCGTGTTAGTTACGACCTTGACTAAAAAAATGGCGGAGAATTTAACAGAGTATTTAAAAGAAATGGGGATTAAAGTTCGTTATCTGCATTCCGATATTGTTACGATGGAACGGGCAGAAATTATTCGTGATTTGCGTGCAGGGGTATTTGATGTACTGATTGGAATTAATTTATTGCGTGAAGGATTGGATTTGCCGGAAGTTTCTTTGGTGGCGATTTTGGATGCTGATAAAGAGGGCTTTCTGCGTTCGGATACTTCCCTGATTCAGACGATTGGACGGGCGGCACGTAATGTACAAGGCAGAGTTATCATGTACGCCGATCATATGACAGATTCGATGAAGCGGGCGATAGGGGAAACGGATCGTCGCCGTGAAGTGCAAAGAGCGTATAATGAAGCACATGGAATTACACCGCGTACTGTGCAAAAACGTATCAAGGATTTGATTCAAACAACGAAAGTTGCAGAAGGCGCAGTCGAGTATAAAACAAAATCGAATATCAATATGTCTGATCAGGAAAAGCAAGAATTGATGACTACGCTGGAAAAAGAAATGCGCGAGGCTTCACGCAAGTTAGAATTTGAACGTGCCGCTAATTTGCGGGATATGATTGTCGAATTAAAAATGAGTTTACCAGCAAAAATGACAACGAAAAAATCAAACCGCAAGAAGAAATGATTTTAAATAATAGATAAAATCGTTATATGAGATGCAGGGAAAGGAATTTGCAGTGAAAGATAAAATTGTCGTAAAAGGTGCCAGAGAGCACAACTTAAAAAATATTGATATAGAAATTCCGCGTGATCAATTGGTGGTTGTAACGGGTTTAAGTGGTTCAGGAAAATCTTCTTTGGCGTTTGATACGATTTATGCTGAAGGGCAGAGACGGTATGTGGAGTCACTTTCTGCATATGCGCGGCAGTTTTTGGGGCAAATGGATAAACCTGATGTAGATTA from Massilibacillus massiliensis carries:
- the uvrB gene encoding excinuclease ABC subunit UvrB; its protein translation is MANVPKLQTVYQDGGVPFKVVSEFEPTGDQPKAIEALVGGIENGQEAQVLLGATGTGKTFTIAKTIERVQKPTLVIAHNKTLAAQLASEFKEFFPNNAVEYFVSYYDYYQPEAYIAHTDTYIEKDASINDEIDKLRHSATCSLFERRDVIIVASVSCIYGLGSPEDYHGLVLSIRQGQIYDRDAILRKLVSIQYERNDINFTRGKFRVRGDVVEIFPAGYNERAIRVELFGDEIERILEIDVLTGEIYGERKHITVYPASHYVTSREKMLEAVTAIEAELEERLQYLKANQKLVEAQRLEQRTRYDIEMMLEMGYCSGIENYSKHLTKRETGEAPFTLVNYFPDDFLIVIDESHVTLPQIRAMYAGDRSRKESLVANGFRLPSAFDNRPFKFEEFVKCINQIIYVSATPAKYEMEQANQVVEQIIRPTGLLDPEIDIRPLKGQMDDLLSEIKKRILLKERVLVTTLTKKMAENLTEYLKEMGIKVRYLHSDIVTMERAEIIRDLRAGVFDVLIGINLLREGLDLPEVSLVAILDADKEGFLRSDTSLIQTIGRAARNVQGRVIMYADHMTDSMKRAIGETDRRREVQRAYNEAHGITPRTVQKRIKDLIQTTKVAEGAVEYKTKSNINMSDQEKQELMTTLEKEMREASRKLEFERAANLRDMIVELKMSLPAKMTTKKSNRKKK